From the genome of Lonchura striata isolate bLonStr1 chromosome 10, bLonStr1.mat, whole genome shotgun sequence:
TTTAAGTAGCTGTGCTACCAAAGggccttttctttaaaaatcctgACAAGGATAAGTGCTAAGAAGGTAAGTAGATGACCTAACCTGTAAAACATTTTCATAACACAAGAAAGATGTCTGAATAAGGAGAGTCAAAAAATAAGGAGGAAATATCTGATGCTCTACGAGATCCCCATTTTTCACTCCAAGCAGCTTACTTCCACGTTCTGCCATTTCCCAGAGATATATGGCCCCGAAGAGGCAGATCTGTGGAGTGAAGGCTCAGCCTCCTCAGAGATCTGCTTCCAAGTCCCAGCCATAGACCCCAGTGGCCTTCACAGAGTTTCCATCCTTCGCCCTGCTGGAGTTCAGTGGGCGATCTCTGCCTGTGTCACTGCAAGCAATGTTTTGGACTTGATTGGAGAGACATCACCAGCCACCAAAGCTTTGTGTGGGATGTCAGCAAAGCCAGGTCCCATGGAAAGGAGGAAGCACACCGGGAACAGAACTCGTTGTCTGTACCCAAAGGGCTCCCCCAGTTCCTGGGCTGGGGGGCTGTGAATTCCTGAATTCCTCCCTGCcaccctggaggagctgcagagcgaGATGCTGGGACaaagggggtttggggctccctcacctgctgcaggaagcaggggaagcagcagctgttgCACCTCAGGGGTCGGATGACTCGGATCACCTCGCGGCCCGCGTTATCCGCGATCCTGATGGTGAACGCCCTGATGGGCGAGCACAGCTTGCGGTCAAAGCAGCCGTTCTCTTCCACTGCAAAGTAAACTCTTTGTCCCAAGGGGTTTTTTATCTCGTATTTGCTGGAGGTCTCTGTGCCAAGTATGgctaacaaaggaaaacaagtaGAATGCTAACTTAATATAATCTTTGTTATTATTTTAGCGTAATGTTAGTGCACGTATATATGAGCATTTATTCTAGAAGTCTATGACAAAGATTGTTTAAAAAACTGTTTTGAAGTAGtaacacaaagaaaatataCAAGTGTAAGGAAATAATAGTGCCAGGTCTGTATGTTGAAGGAATTAATTCAGACTTCAATTTGCTGTACACTAAAGTATGTATCACAACAGAGAATCCAGATCCTGAGTttttggtttgggctttttctgGCTTTATCATCTGTGAAAAGTAACATCCTGAGACTACCCCACCATAGAGACCTGCTGTCACCCAGCAGGTTATTTGACAACCAGGCCAAAACCATTTTGAATAGGAGAAATATATTCTATAGTATTTTACTGGTAGTAAAATTTTAcagtatttaatatttgttcaTTACTTTAAAATGCTGAGAAACTTTATAATTAGAAAAGCTTTTGCTTCTTATGTTTTCTGACCTTCGTTTCTCCATTTGCTTTGTTTCTCATAGTATGTTAATGATTGTTAGATAaatttttccatggaaagaTGGTTAAGGTTTAGTAACACTGAGAGGGAGGTGTCTGAGGGAGAGAATTTAGGACTGTTGTAGAGACAACTCACCCCTCAGTGGTTTGCTGCAGAACAGGCAAACAATAAAGTGAGCCTTCCCCACCCTATGACAGCATAACAGCCTGACACAAGGGCAGCAGGAAGGTTCACAGTGACTTCAGTGAGTTGGGGGCAAGACTCAGATGCCTTTTGGAGACACCCATGTACCAGCACTGTTAAAGGGTGACAAGGATTGCACCATACCTTCCAGAAGCTCCACTTGCTGATGAATAATTATCTGGTCcagctgcttaaaaaaaataaaccagatgGTGGGTCTTGGATAGGTCTGGGGCTGCCAGTGGTCATGTGTCTATTTTTATTGCTCATCTCCCTGTAATTAAGATTTCTTTCCTTACAGAGGTGCACAGGTTTGGTGCCTGAAGGATATCTCATTGTATCTCAAATTATATCCCATCTCTATAATTTCTCTCTGAAATTATGGCTGAAGAATGTGACATTAGGTGATGTGGCCATGTAATTCACCCACACACTTGGAGAAAAATAATCTTCACTGGGGGAATAAGGAAGACAACAGCAAGAGAAAGCAGAATccactcctgctcctgctgctctctttgTCAGAAGGGAAGCTCCTTACCCCAAATCCAAGGTTGGTGCTGGGCACTATGGCAGTGCAGGAGTGAATGAGCCTGGGCTCAAGCTCAAAATGTGCAGTGGCCACATCCCAAAGGACCTTGCTGGACCAGCCCAGAAAGGCAATCAGGGGATGCCAACGATGGCACACAGCAGCTTTAATGCTCTGATCTCAGGAACACAAGCCCTGCACCCTGAATCTGGCAAATGGTCATGCCAGGGTAACAGAATGAGCAAAACAATGAAACACTCAACTGGCTGAAAATGTCTTTCCCCACAAGATGGTTATGCAGGAGAAAACCTGCTTGCCATGATACCTAGCTTTGCTGTGCTTTTCGTCCCTCTAAATTATTCTTTCTTGGAGAACACTTGTTAGCATTATAAAACCAACAAGATTTAATTTCAGTCTACCTTTCAGTTTTATGTGACTTTTTATGCCTGTTTTATGTGACAGTTTTAGGCTTTACCAATCtcttttccataatttttcaGTAAATTCCTGATGAGCAAACGCTTGGCACAGGGTTTTGCCATTACTCACAGCTGCAGGCACAAAGCACACAGCAACCTTCTGAGAGCACCATGCCACAGCTCTCCAGAGCctggatattttaaaattgataaATCTTGCCTCGTACGTATTCAAACTGTTGCAGACATTTGTCACTTCTAGTCAGTTCCTGCAGCTAGTTCAGTATGCAAAGAGAAGCTGGTAAAAAGAGAAACTTCCTTATCCCTTTCATTAATCTCAGAAATGTGCATGCCAgtaattgaaataataaaaaatatttagacgTAAAAATATTTAGACGTAAAAATATTCTCCCAAGAATCTTTGCTGTTTGTTGTTTGGGTCTCATGAGAGAGCTCTTGGAGGCTCATGGGAAGGGCTCTGCTGATGGAAAGAGAATCAAAGAGTTAAAGATGGTAGagctattttaatattttagggtttttttgatatggatttctttttcccatgtagactttcacagggaaaagaaaattaatgacCCTGAATTGTTAAAAGCATTGAGTGATTTTGGTATATTTGTGTACTGTGCACAATGTATAAACAATGTTGAGACAAGACAGCAATACCACTTGTTATCCTTGTTTTGCCTTTCACTGATTTCTGCAGGGCAGTTATTCTGATGCATTTTTATTGGAGTACTTCTGGATTGAGGGAATCCTGAACTTGCATTTGAAAGCACCCAAAGCCCTTTGGCTTAACAAGGGCCTGGTTCCCTTGAGCTCAGATATGTTAAAATTCCTTACACACAGCTAATTCTCAGTATTCAGTTCTGTGGGCATCTGATCAGTCTAACCAACTCTAAACAAAGGAGCTTTTGACTAAAGTAGTTAAACCTGAGTGGTGGCACAACATGCAGCTGAAGAACTCAGAAAATTCTTCTCCAAAATTTCACTTGTGTATTCCTGCTGTGGAAAAAggttaatttgatttttgttatGGACACTGAAGTACTCTTCAAGCTATGGCTGTAATCTGGAAAACAGTAATGAGGTTTAGGTAACTTTTTTCTGCAGGAAGTTATTAAAGAGTGATAGTCATAGAAAGCTGATGTGtttgctgaggcagcagcagttttctgCCCTTCTCTGGTGCACCTCAGCTGATCAGAACCGTTCCTTCACCTGAACTCACCACAGGGTGTGGATCTGCAGAGTGAAATGTTGCTGGCTGGCCTTTACCTACAGGACacagttttcttttctctcatcCAATACTTGAGTTGTTATTTAGAGTAAGGCTGTAGGGATCTCTCTGAGACTGACTAAATTTGGTTTCTTGTATCAGAGTCAAACATGTCATGGTCTTATTGAGAAATACATTCAGCTTTCTCAAATATAGTCAGTTATCTTGCCCAATCCTGCTGGAGAACGTAATTTCTATTTGTTCTTCTGTATTTATTCACAACCACACATAATCTTTCTTCCAGTGATGTAAGTCTATAAATTAAATATGTCTCTTTCCCACAGTTTGTTTACTCTCCTAGGCACTCAGTATGGTTCCCTCTCCAATAGTGTTGTTTTTATTCTACAGATAAAACAGATGGAGTCTTGTTTTAAAGGAGGTTCTCTATTCTCCATGCACTTCCAGTAGCACCTCTCTGTGCTTGTTTCAGTTTGGACCCACCTTTCCCCAGTGCACACAGCACCAGAATGAAACACAGTCTTTAAGAAATCTTCCCAGTGGCATAAATAATGTCTGAGTTCTGCTAGAAACATCTTCATTCAAGCGTTTAATTATGTGAAAATCTCTTAGTCCATGAGGATAAATCCCAATGGATTGCCCTAGCAGCTGTGAATCCCACATGCATTCTGCAGGCAGCGCTCTCCCTGCTGGTGGGACCCCCTTTATGCTCCCATCCACCCTGAATGAGCCCCTTTCATTAGCCACCCAGCCACTATGGCTTCAGCACCACACACCAGAACGTTCTGCACCACACAGAAACTGGAGCTGTGGGAACGTGCCAACCATCAGCACTGCACACCTGCTTCCCACTTTTCAGACTGCAGAGAAAACTGAGAATTGTTAGCAAAGGCTGCAGAACAGGCCAAGAATAAACAGGAATGAGCTCTTCAGTTCCAGTTGTAGCTCTGAGAGTGACCTGCTCTTTTGTCTTAACGTCAGATGCAAAGCTTCTATAAAATGGAGTGATAGTATTTGCTTGCTTACATTGTCTGGGTAAATCTGAGGTGCAATTTGTGTTCATACAGGAGCCTGAATATGTAACCTGCCAAGTACTGACTATCACAATcacttttagattaaaaaatgtAGCTTCCACGGTCTGTAAGCAAATGCTTGTGTAATTGACAACACATATCATTTTGTGCTCAGGCATCTTAAAATGAAAGACTTGCTTCTGAAGAGTCTCCCAATTTCATCAGCTATCTAGGTAACTCAGTTCAAagtataaaatacataaaatttctGCTCCTATACAAAACTAGCAGAAATGTGTGCCTAAATACACATCCTGAGTGCAGTAAATACTTCCCAGCATCACCAAAATGCAAATACAGCAGAGATGTATCAGAATCATGATCTGACTATGCTGAGGGCCCGATTCTGTCCCTGCCCACACCAGGCAGGGCATGTGACACCTTACTCAGCATGTAAGAGTGTCAAAATCCAGCCACATGTAAAATGCAAACCTCAGTCAGtatcaaagcagcagcagggagtgaCCCTCCTGGTAAAAATATTCAGGAGAAGATGAAACttctggagcagagctgcagaccATCAGTGCTCTGAGCTCCAGGTGCTGAGAGTTTCACAGAGAAAAAGGCACAGCCACATGTTTAGCAGTAGGATGGAGAAGACTTAagcattaatttttcttccccACGTATGACCTATTTCTCTGCCTCCATTTTCaagcattttcttctctcagGCATTAGCACTTTCTTCCTCACACAGAGTTAATGCAAGTTTGTAGCCACTCAGACTTATGCTCATCTAATTTCTATAAAATGAATGGCAGCAGTGAACAAAAAGCTTCTTTATCCTATGTTCCTTATCTCATAGTAGtgtcaaacaacaaaaaagcctcTCCATCTCAACCAACCCCTCCCCCAagaggaaaaacccaaacaacctcATCCTCCAAGGTATCAAAGCaacataaaaggaaaacataACAATTCTAACATTCAAAAAGATTCAGGACCTGGTTCAGGTACTCCAGACCAGGTGGCAAATTATGAGTGCATGATGTTTGCTTCCAGAGACTTGTTGGTTCAACAGGAGTATTCTGTTGAGGAATGTCAGAAGAGCCAGGGAGGTAATCCTTAAAGATTAGTTTGGTTTGTCCCTGAGattctgcagaaaagaaaaaaaaaaagacaaaaaacccagaaacatcAGGACCAAGGAGCTGCTAGCTTCTTGAATCAAAGCTGGCACAATAACATCATTCTGCATGTGACTGTATCAGTACTTCAGGGCAGGAGTGGGGACCCAAAAGGAACCTCCTGGTGTCCCACACATCGAGCACTGATTGTAAAGCTGCCTTAGGATTTGCAAAAGGGAATCACTGCAAAGAGGAATCACTGCAGCTGAAGTTAAATCAGGAGATGTGTCTTGGAGGGCAACTGATCTGCTCTGACAGCTGGTGAGCACAGAGCCTGTGTGGCAAGGCTGGAGCTGGCCTGGACTCACACACAGGGTGGCCAGAAGCCCctcagcacaggttgcccagctctgctcctgtgagctgccctgtgtgccagtgtgccctgagctgctgagggctggctCCCAGCAAGATGATTTCCAGCATCCTGAGGGCACCCATAATTTCTCTTAATTAGGGATAACCTTTCCAGGGATCTCAGATTCCCCAAGCTGGATATTACAACCCTGATATCAAAGTCTACACAGTCTCTTATAgtgtattatttattattatcttAATGACTGGATCAGATATCATTATACTGTGTTTTCTGGTTTGCTACCACAAGTCCTTCAGGGCACAGTGATGGTGACTTTGGCCAGTGCTGTGAAGGTAATGAGAGCATTTACCTGTAAACCCACACTGCTCCACAGGCACAGGCAccatctcccacagcacagtgaCCACCTTAACCACTGGGCTGCCAAAAAATTCCTGCTAGTTTTTCCAGGTACATTGTTCCTCAGCCTTCAGCAACACTGGTTCTGCAGGAATCAGGAAGAGCAAACTGAAGCTCTCCTCATCTAAATGGCAAATCCTTGTATTGAGCTGAGCCCCTGTGATTTGGCAGGAAAGCAGTCCCCAAACTGATCATTTTTATCTCATGTGTGACCATATACTTAGACACAATGGGGTTTGAGgtccagaaggaattttggctCTGAGTCTCTTTTTTGCTGTTGTGGGTTTAAATGAGATTCTTTCATATTATTTGAACTCACTGTGAAAGATTCATCATTCAATCATATTTTGATCTTAATTTGTCTTTGCAGCcactgctttctttcaaa
Proteins encoded in this window:
- the PLSCR5 gene encoding phospholipid scramblase family member 5, with the protein product MASQESQGQTKLIFKDYLPGSSDIPQQNTPVEPTSLWKQTSCTHNLPPGLEYLNQLDQIIIHQQVELLEAILGTETSSKYEIKNPLGQRVYFAVEENGCFDRKLCSPIRAFTIRIADNAGREVIRVIRPLRCNSCCFPCFLQQLEVQSPPGTVAGYVVQNWDPFLPKFTIQNESKEDVLKIIGPYATCGCFEDVDFEVKALNEMTTIGKISKYWSGFVNNVFTNTANFGIQVPVDLDVRIKAVMIGACFLIDLMFFENSLDGL